TGCTTTTCATGTCTTCTTGCCCTTTGGACTCAGTGTTTTCCTGCTTCCCTAAGAAGACATTCATACTGAGGCTGGACTTCAAGGCGTCCATTTCTAGCCCCATAGTAGTCTGGGAACTCACCAATGCCATCATTtctaggaaaggaaatgaaaagggatTTCCAGATCCTGGGACCTCTGTTCTGGcctgattttttcttagggagttgactaATGGCTTGTtggctttctttttctaaaatgggactatttaaataatttgtttctttgttaattTAGGCAATCCATATTTTTGCagatattccttcatttcacttatcaaatttatttatatatagttgggtaaaataactcctaattattgctgaTTTCCTCTTCAATGATGGAAagtcttcccttttcatttttgagactgacAATATGACTTTAAGGTGAAAACCTTTCCTAGAGCTTCAGAATCTGTAGCTTTCAGAGGCAAGCCTTGAACTAAGGGCTTCATGACCCACAATGTGGCTTGCTGCCCTCAGAGGAGGTTGTACCAGGTAAAAGAAATGACTGAGGATGCACTGAGAGGAGAAGGACGGCATTCTGGGGCAGGAATCCCACAAATCCTGATGCCAAGAATCAAAGCTGGTTCATGACATGGGCTCTTTAGGTTAGGGCTCCTTACTCAATTCATGCCAATGGGTGGGCTGGGTCACTGCTCTCCCATGCTAGGGATGGCACTTCCTCTACTCCCTACCCTTTCATTACTGCCCCAAGGAGGGATGCATTAATGGGAAGATTTGGAGTATAGGATTGATTTGGGCTTCAAGCAACTCTGATGGTATAGAAGGAGGGATTGTACCTGAATATCCTGAAGAAAAATCTCCTGCTTCTACTTGTTCTTGCTGCTCAGGAACAGCAGAATTGGCTTTCTCAATCACACTGGTAATTTCTTGTCCTGTTGGGAAGAAACAAAGCTTAAACCTTCTCTGAGACAACTCATTCTCTCTGACAACAAGCATTTCCTGACATCAAGATTTCaatttccctctttcccaccAGCCCAGACTGCTCTGTTCTCTCTGGAGACCCAAGGAGGAAGtgctttcttttttcagatcacaagTTCTCAGATGCGTGAACATGATTGTGTCACCCCAAGTGTTCTCCAAATTAAAGATCCCGTAATCCCTCATCTCCCAGAAGATGGGCACGATTTGCTGATCCTGCAGACTACCTTGTTCTGGACACCATTGCTTTCCTCGGTCAGCAGGGATAAGATTACTGCAGGTGAGCTCTGACCTGGGAGGGTGCCCTTGGGGATCTGTTATAGtgcttgttttctttccaaagaaCCCAGAGGAAGCCATGGAAGGGACTATATAGGCCATGTTGGACACACTTAACTTCGCTAGACTCAAATGTACAGAGCAGGAAAGAGGCTCCCAGAAGGCTAAGGACATCCCTAAGATTCACTCGGACGAAAGCCTCTGCAGAACACCCTGCACCTTGGCTCTATATCCAGAGATTTTTCCAGAAATTAGCCagtgtctttgtatctctattgcTGCTGGACTATGTTGGTAATGTTTAGAAATCCTGATgatttacgtggatttattttgtaacatgcaactttgctaaaggtgtggattatttctaatagttttttagtagaatctctgggattctctattactctttgcatatgatatgatggtatacttaatttggtttcctctttacctattctaattcctttaatctctttcttctcttattgccaaagctaagatttttaatacaatattgaattgtaatggtagtagtaggcaaccttgtttcacccctgatcttattgagaaacaaaaacatttactatttctgcctttctccattggattttgagttgtttttttttttgtttgtttgttttgttttttatgctctaatacatggtcaatttaaaaaaaaaaaaatagtttccatGAATcaccaaggggaaaaaagcatattcctttctgtctcctttcagtTTCTTTCCAAGATCTCTCAcacctaacatttctaatattgtATTCACTTCCTTAacatcttttgaatttattttgtggttcaatttctCTACTTTTGAGAGGCCAAGGTTGAGATCTCATTAGTATacttttcctgtctatttcttcttgcagctcttaacttctcctctaggaatttggaaaccataccacttggtgcatgaatgtttactattgatataccttcattatctatagtatccTTTAACaaaatagtttccttccttgtctcttttagttatatttctgcttttgcttgatcagagATCAGGATCACTTCTCGCTTTTCttactttacctgaagtataatagttTTTGCTCCAGCCACTTACCTTTAATCTGAAAGTATTACTTTgccttaaatgtgtttcttgtaaatgtattttttaatcgTATTTTATTTGAACAAATCCAGGCAAGAAAACAGAACTAGAATGGGGACAGGAAAGTTGAGAGTGTAAGGCCCCAATTAAGGATACAACAGAAAAGTCCTGTCTGAAGTAGAGAATGAAATGAATACTTTGTGGTTCCAAGAAAACTTGCCTTTCCTTTTAAGTTCCTATCATGTGTGGGCACAGAGGTGGGAGACATTGAGAAGGAAAGTATGTAGACCAGAGATGTTTTGCCTTCTTCTTCACCCAGGTGGAAAAGAGGTAGAATGGGGACAAGAGAAAAGCAAGAGTACAAAGGACCAAGGCATGGCCTCCAGCAGCCTAGGCCTACCTAGAGTACCATGGAAGATCAAGTGAGGCAAATGGTGTTTCTTGAAATGGGATGACATGTGTCATGTAGGTCAGCATGTGCTCCTGAGGGAAGCTATTTACATACACTAATAATATGCTTATCCCAGGTGAAAGAAGAGACAGCTATACACTACCACAAGAAGGTCAAGAGGCAGAAATTAACCAATGGTatacattaactttttttattgaaaacaaagtcactttattataaaatttttgacagtatatatgcacgagtaattttttttataacattatcccttgtaatcatttttccagattatcccctccctacctctactccctccccccgatgacaggcaatcccatacattttacatatgttacaatataacctagatacaatatatgtgtgtaaatccaattttcttgttgcacgttaagtattggattccgaaggtataagtaacctgggtagatagacagtagtgctaacaatttacattcacttcccagtgttccttctctgggtgtagttatttctgtccatcattgatcagctggaagtgagttggatcttctttatgttgaagatatccacttccatcagaatacatcctcatacagcattgaagtgtacagcgatcttctggttctgttcatttcactcagcatcagttgatgtaagtctctccaggcctctctgtattcctcctgctggtcatttcttacagagcaataatattccataaccttcatataccataatttacccaaccattctccaattgatggacatccattcattttccagtttctacctactacgaaaagagctgccacgatcattttggcacatacaggtccctttcccttctttagtatttccttgggatataagcccagtagtaacactactgagtcaaagggtatgcacagtttgataattttttgggcataattccagattgctctccagaatggctggattctttcataactccaccaacaatgtattagtgtcccagttttcccacatcccctccaacattcatcattatttgttcctgtcatcttagccaatatgacaggtgtgtagtggtatctcagagttgtcttaatttgcatttctctgatcagtagtgatttggaacactttttcatatgagtgaaaatagtttcaatttcatcatctgaaaattgtctgttcatattctttgaccatttatcaactggagaatggtttgatttcttataaattagggttcagttctctgtatattttggaaatgagacctttatcagaacctttaactgtaaaaatattttcccaatttgttacttcccttctaatcttgtttgcatctgtattgtttgtacagaaactttttagtttgatgtaatcaaaatcttctatgttgtgatcaataatgatctctagttctcctctggtcataaattccttcctcctccacaggtctgagaggtagattatcctctgttcctctaatctatttatgatctcattctttattcctaaatcatggatcattttgatcttatcttggtatatgggcACACATTAactttaaataagaaagaaagaaatttgtcaAAAAGGTAAATTTCTGTGTATTCATGCCTAATCTTAAGAGcttatgtaaacattttttctctttctatcctccCCCCATTACTtgcacaatttttctttttttgttaaatccAAACGTAATTTGAAATGAGGTAGGTAATTTCTATGCATTCCCaccttagtctttttttttggtgactgGCCAAGAGTTGCGCCAATTTGAAAACAAAAGTCCAAATGGAGCTGATGATGCACATTCAGAGGGCGTAGGTCAACTCGAACCAATGCTTTTCAGTTGGCAATTTTCTCAATCTCATCCAAATCATCCGTGTCCAATCTGTCAATCTTCTTATCTGCAAAGGAATTCAGCCAGACACAATCAAAACAGGAGCACCTGGACAGTCTCTATTTCAGCTACTGCTGCAACATGAGCACAACCCTCAAACTTCTGCTTTACCTCAAAGGAATATCCAACTACTGACAAAGAGGGCTCCCCTTCCTCATTTGACTCATGAAACCTTAATGTAACCGAGCGCAGCATCGAGCACCACCTGCCACCCTGGACACTCTTGTGTGAGGGCTTTGGCCCTCCAACACAACAGTGgactcctctcttccctcccccttccctggtTCTCTAACAACAAGGGGGGAGATGACAGAGGAGAGATCCCAGACTCTGCCAGGAGCCCTGGCCGTCCCCACTTCACTGCCCCAGAGGGCAAACGCTCTGAGACACTCACTGAAATGCTCTTGGATTCTGTTGAGAATGTTCATGCTGTGCTTGCTGTCCACCATGTTCACGGCCAGGCCCCGCTTGCCAAAGCGCCCCGTGCGCCCAATCCGATGAAGGTATGTCTCGTTGTCTGGATTCCCATCCTTGTCCACTGGCAGGTCAAAGTTGATAACCACAGACACTTGTTCAACATCGATACCTGCAGGGCAGGAAGATGGCAAAGCTGACAAAAAGTGCTGACAGCCACAGTCTCATCTGGCAAACTTAGTGCTAGCAGCTGGTACCCACAAAACAAGGCAAAGGCCCAAGGGCCATAAAACAGTATACGCTGAATGGATCAGATTCACTCAAGATGATTCTCTCCTTGGAGGGAGTCAAAGCTTTTTCCCAGGGAGTTCCAGATCAACCTGCCTGATGCTAGTCATTTGTCACATTGGCCCACAAGCTGAAGCTATGTAAACAAAAAGCAGCAAATAGGAGGCAGAACCCTGGATGGCAGGGCTGAAGAAATTCTCTCCTCCTACAGCTTAACATCAGGAGAGCTCCACAATGTCCAAGAACAGAAAATTCCTAGAGGATCATCTAGCTGCTGACTGCGGACAAACCACCAGGAGGCAGACCATCTGAAGGCTCAGGAGTCATGTTGGTCACCCAGAGGGGGAGGACCACGTGGCTCACACATGGAGGGGCAATCCATCTCCAGCAGACCACTTCTGCAAAGGCACAGGGAGCTGCTGACTGGGGCTCTGCGAAAACCCAAACAAGCCCCCCCCTAGTCTTTCCTAGGTCCCCAGGCCTCCTTGCTGGGCAGCCTCTTCTCACCTCGAGCACACACGTTGGTGGTCACCAACACTTTTTCCTTGCCCTCTCGGAAACGCTCAATCACTGCAGCTCTCTGTTCCACCATCATTTCACCACTCAGGAGGGCCACCTGGTGGCCTTCTTTGGACAGTTCAGCTGCCAGCCAACCAGCTGTTTTGCGGGTCTGaagtgaaaagaatttttttaaatggaaacacctgcaaaaaaaattaagacaccTGCAAAAAATGGCTTTATCTCGTTGAAATAAATGAAGGCTCTAATTCTGAAAGCAACTAAGAGACGCAATTATTAAAATGCCTCTGTAGTGTCTCAGTAATAATTTGAAAGAATCTAGtattttggaggttttttttagTAACTACAAAAAAGATAAACCACACATGctttaattttccccagtttttctttacaacaatgaTAAACTCTAGAAATAATCTCCTTGGTATAATAAtcagaaatccttttttttttttttttttttttagtaaatgaaagaatttctGGCTGAAAAAGCAATGGCTAAGCTGACAACACACAAGTGGAATTTTACCTACTTGATGTTATAGCTGGATGCTACTCACATGACAGAAGATCATGGCTTGAGCAATAGTGATGGCCCCATAGAGATTACAAAGGGCTTGAAACTTCCCTCTGCACACGCAGCGCCAGCCCCCTTCCTCCTCGCCCTCCGGGACCGCCGGGAGCTCACCTGGGGTCAGAAGCAAAGCCGGTCTGGCCGGGGtttctcgggggggggggggggggggggagggggagggggaagggagggaactACGAGGCCGCGGAGGATGACCCACGGTGCTTCACAGAGCCGGAGGCGGGGAAGGAACAGAAGGCGGGCCACGCCCCCGGAGGCCGGCTGGCCACGCCCCCGGAGGCCGGCTGGCCACGCCCCTGGAGGCCTGCAGGCCACGCTCCAGGAGGCCCGCTGGCCACGCCCTGGGCCCCCGCAATGCTGAGGCGGCGCGCGCCGCAGGCTCTTTAAGCGGGCGGGCGCTGCTGGGGAGGGCGCATTCGCCGCGGAACGTCCTGGAGCTCCGCAGCCTTGCGCTCGGCGGGGAGGCTCTGGGGCAGGCAGCACGCGCGCTGGAAAAAGAACCTCTTTAGGGGCTAGACCGAAGCCGGGCCGGGAGATGCCTTGGGGGTGGCTCGGCACGCCGCCGGGACCGGAGCCCGCTCATCCCCCGGGGCTCGGCCGGACCTCGGAGCTGGTGAGGATGGGGGCGTGGGAGGGAGCGAAGCCGAGCCAAAGGGGCGGGGCCGCGCAGGCGCCTTAAAGCTTCCCCTCGCAGCGCGCGCTCTCCCTCCCTGCCCGCTCGCCTTCTCCTGGCCGCGGCGCCATTGCGAATGTGTCCGTGCCCCGCGCCGGTCCCCGCTGCGTCTGCCTGCCGCGCCCCACGCCCTCGAGACCATGGCCACCGACTCGTGGGCCCTGGCGGTGGACGAGCAGGAGGCGGCGGCCGAGTCGGTGAGTGACCGCGCCTGGCGCGAAGAGGCCGGGCTAGGAAGGGAGGCGACAGGCCCTGGGCAGGGTGGGCGGCTTCTGGCAGCGCGTGCAGTCCACGCCGCGCTCCGGCGCCCGGCGCGGCGGGCGTGCCTCGGCTTTCGGGCGGTTCGGGGCCCCGCCTTTGGCCGGTCCCGTTCCGGGGGGGCCGTGTGGCCCATTCAGCCCCAGTTTCCTGTCGTGGGAAACGACTGGCCACGAAGAGGCCCGGGCCGCGGGGAGCGCCAGCCTGGCCAGGCTTCCCTTGCTCGGCCCTCGGGCAGCCTCCGCTGCTCTCGCTTGCATACCGCGGGGGCGCCCCCTCTGCGCCCCCGGCGTCGGCCACTTCGCGGAGGCCCCAGGGCGCCGCCGCCTCCCTGGGCGCCGGGCCGCGGCGAGTCCTCCCCGGAGAGAAGCGCGCCTCTCCACGCCCGTTAGCGAAGATGGGAGAGGAGAGCTGCCGCGGCCGGGGCTGCTGTGCCTTTGTCTAACCGGGGACCGCCGGCCGTGCCTGCGTGACCTCGGACCGGCCGTCCTGCTGCGGATGCACCTTCGGGGAGACCCAACGGAGCGCGGGACCGGGGCTTTGTCGCGGCTTAGAGACAAAGCGGGGCCCCTCCCGAGGGCAGTGGGAGAAATGGCATAAAGCGGCCGCCGGCGCAGTGATGCGGACGGAACCCGCGCTGAAGGCAACTGGGTGGCGATGGAACGTGAGGCGCCCGAGACCTCCGGAAGAAGGGCTGCAGGGGAGGGCGGAGCGCGGCTTTGAGGAGGGTGCTCCTAGAGGACTGAGGGGGCCGCGACGTGGGAGGGCGGCCTGGGCAAGGACACCGCCTCTGTCCTCTGAGTCCAGGGGCGGGATGGAGATCGGGCCAGCCGCAGGTGGGGCTGCCGTGGGGGGCCCGGCCTGTTCGTGTGACGATCTTACCTGGCCGCCCCCACTCTGACTGGGGCTAAAGGCCAGAATGTTCTAGGAGGGGAAACTCTCGGGGTGATGGCCTTAAACTGAAACAGTGGTTATTGATGAGCACTCTGCGCCAATCAGGGCCCAAATTGTAACCAGGTGGGGCTTGGGCCCACCTATTGTTGGCCAGTCAACGAGAGTCAGAGGGGATCGGGATTTAAGGCTTGGTCCTAGCCCGCAAACCCCAAGAGACCTGGTGAAATCACCTGCTGGCGCTCTGCCCTAAGGAATGAATGCAGCGGGGCGTATGTTCATGTAAGTCGCCGAAGTGGTTGGTTTTAGGTTTTCAGGTTCGTTTTCGGGGGGTTCTAGCAGGGAGTTGGGGGAAGGACTGACTGAGCACTCGCTGCAGCGGGAGATCTGCGCTCCTGAGGCGGACCGGCCGCTTCCCCCTCTCACCTCCTCAGCCAACGTCCCTCGGTTCCAGGCAGAATCGGCATCAGTGCCACTTGAAGCTCTTTCTTATCTTCACCTGTAGTCATCTCCCCACCCCAGTCCCCCAAACACATCCTGTTTGGTGTGTTTTACTtggtgtttgtttttaatttaattatgtgTTTGCGTCTCCCGGAGGtacaaactttcatttttgtcgtttttgtctttgtatctcctagGGTGGCACGGTTCTGGGCACCTAGGGGGGAGCCTGAGAAAAGCTTGTTTAGAAACGAATGGGGATATGAAAAAGCCCTGCAAAAGTCACTTTTCCCCCTCCAAAACTTATATAAACTCGTAGCTGACCGTCAGCTGTAAGAAAGTAACTTAATGCAGTACCTACAGCTGGGGATTTGGGAGTTGCCCGTCTAATGATGCTGCAGGAGGTAATTTGCAAAATTGATTCCCTCCCTTAAGACTCCTTTTTGAATCTTTTATTCAAGCTGTGAAGTGAATCTTTAGCTTTTGTGTCTTGTGTGGTCCTGTAATAATATCCAAGCTCCACGTGGTCTGTAGAGCTGTTTCTTCAGTTGAAAGAAGAGTTTTGTCAGATTTATCTACTTGAGACTTGCCTTTCCAGTGCGGACTATTTCTGGTGCTTAAAAGGTAATGAGGTTGTTTGTGTAAACATTGAAGAAGGCATCGTTCTCTAAACCATGATGTTTGGTGTTTGTGCTATGAGCACCTGACTTTTTATAGTGGCCCTTTTCGTGGCCCAGAAGGATTATCAGAAATAGTCATGATACCTAACTGCCTTCTGAATTAGTACAGTATCGTGATACAGTTTTGACCAGTTAGTTTTCTGATAGCAAGGTTTAACATAATGGTTTATAGTTCAGTTGCAGGGCTAACTATCTGAAAGTTGGGCAGGCTAGTTTTTCAAACTAGTAGCAACAATGTTGCTGACTTTTGTATCTTAGACATTTGAGTCATTGTTTCGACCCCGAGGAAGTTTTATTGAGAAGTCTGAAAGCGAATGTTGACATCTATATGTTTTTCTGCTTTGTTGAAAGACAGATGCATGATTCTACACAAAATGTGGGGACTCAGTgtccttgataaatatttaaggcAACTAGAAATGGGCCCAGAATTTTGTTCTAGAATGAGTGCCTGGGAGTTTAAAGAAGTTTTTGACCCTCCCCTTAATGATGCCCaacattcattctttttgtttattttgagaagctagtttttttttttccttgaaggaattgaggttaagtgacttgcccagggtcacactgccaggaagtgttaagtgtctcaggtcataTCAGAActcagagcaccagccctgaagtcaggaagacctatctacttcaccacccagctgccccagaaCCTAGATTTCTAACAGATTCTAGGTGTGCTAAACCACTAAACATTTCTGAATTGATGAACTGTGAAAAAGACCcatgattatttcatttcctcattcttTGAATGATTGGGGGTGTGGGGATTAGTAGTTCATAAATTTGTGAATGAACTAATGTCTGCTTTAGTTTTAGACTACATTCTCGAAATATTTACAGGCTAAAAAAGATCTGTGCCCTGGGATATTTTTACTTCCTTGTTTATTGTTTAGTAAGATGTATTTGATATCCAAGAAACCAGTTCTGTTCTAGTTCATAATTGGTCTTAGATATGTCATTGATATTGGTAAAGAAAGGAAGTTAAAGAAAGCTGttcaatttttccattttgttattgttttagtgAGCACATGGTTTAAATGAATGAGccattcttccttttctgattGTGCTTTCTATTATAAAGTCCTCCATAATTAAATGCATGTTGTCccatccccccctttttttccactcctcttttcttcttcccttctccttccccttttactATTAGCACAGAAACTTTTAAGTTGCTCTTTTCAGCATGGGCCAATTGACTCTTTTGGCTGTCTGATCTTCTACCCCTCCTAAGGAGCTCATCATGCTGGCATCACACACATTAGCCCTATTTGGGAGCTTAATTGATCCATCAGCCTGTTTTTCATGTAGACACGGAATCTGCTAAATTGCCTTAATTCTGCTTATTTTGATAATGTGGGATTTAGAGAGAGACCTTGaggttaaaataattaattcaaccctctcattttgcagatgaggaagctgagagtTAGGGAGGTTAGAGcgctttgcccaaagtcacacaagtaagtAGTGTTTAAATCTTTCCTTGGACAACAAATCCATTGCCTTTTCCATTACTACAGGGTGGCAGTGCTTAATGACTGTGAATGATGCATACatcaaactttattaaaaaaaaaaaaaaaaaaaaagtacaaggcCCGAGAATTCAACTTGCTCAAACACCATTTGCCCACATAGTTTCATTCTAAATAGAGCCTCTGGAaactactttgtatatactttgtGTTTACTTATTTGTTCTGCTGTTTTCTTCCCAtggaatgtaaactgtttgaagaCAGGAacttttttccttatgttttctttgtatccttagggctttagcacagtacctgggaaataagtgcttaataattgttaaATCAGTTACTCAAACAATTATTCAGGATCTACTATGTACTTAGCacacaaaaagaaggaagagatagcATCTGCTGACAAGGAGcttaatctaatgggagagacaacaaatAATACAGATATATACAAACTATGTACAGGGAAACAGGAAATCGGTAACAGAGGGAAGCCCTGGCATTA
The DNA window shown above is from Sminthopsis crassicaudata isolate SCR6 chromosome 2, ASM4859323v1, whole genome shotgun sequence and carries:
- the LOC141554243 gene encoding ATP-dependent RNA helicase DDX19A-like, which gives rise to MIFCHTRKTAGWLAAELSKEGHQVALLSGEMMVEQRAAVIERFREGKEKVLVTTNVCARGIDVEQVSVVINFDLPVDKDGNPDNETYLHRIGRTGRFGKRGLAVNMVDSKHSMNILNRIQEHFNKKIDRLDTDDLDEIEKIAN